One window of Medicago truncatula cultivar Jemalong A17 chromosome 2, MtrunA17r5.0-ANR, whole genome shotgun sequence genomic DNA carries:
- the LOC11420003 gene encoding YTH domain-containing protein ECT4: METHDVSQARHQNAYWVEGADINSQFTSPNFEQSGVMNNEGAPEFVDQSMYYPAATNYGYYCTGFESPGEWEDQYRIFGVDGPDVQYMGGQDESFPLVYYNNYGYAQSPYNPYNPYIPGAAVGVDGSYGGGQSYYTLPNHQNPASPAYDPLVQLDNFPDSSANSVFGASASVSRSDGRGLKQKFNEASGNFSRNSLILSTNQTSSVAMVSEGPRANNGRKQDLTHANVSGSRSLNAASSAVHQDRRTDASVQPVDTISNGNVISHHNQLIVASSRSGFSDFAANANGQSSVAKLRPKALGLGSSDGNVSADVLGDQNRGPRTSRSKHQLSVKAYTTKVGGGNEQDSIIIYTDQYNKEDFPLDYDNAKFFVIKSYSEDDVHKSIKYNVWSSTVHGNRKLGNAYEDTKKVSAEKSGVCPIFLFFSVNASGQFCGVAEMIGSVDFNKDMDFWQQDKWSGSFPVKWHIIKDVPNPNFRHIILDNNENKPVTNSRDTQEIMYSKGLEMLKIFKNHTLKTSLLDDFMYYENRQKIMHDQKAKLLIRSFKSPVFIPSLAPRKLNIVPDKPPSKYEKNARLKDDSNSLNQMSISNSEQNIHISDVPNIKSVNEQAEKIAVEEDISSILKIGSIAITPKQVATKQSGIGSREQIDILTVGSVPVKVNGLAGSSGFLKVGSIQLDPKALQPQKGDAAAKSSFQK; this comes from the exons ATGGAAACGCATGATGTTTCTCAAGCTAGGCACCAGAATGCTTACTGg GTTGAAGGGGCTGATATAAATTCACAGTTCACAAGCCCAAACTTTGAACAATCTGGAGTAATGAATAATGAAGGAGCCCCTGAATTTGTTGATCAGAGCATGTATTACCCTGCTGCCACCAATTATGGGTATTATTGTACAG GATTCGAATCACCCGGTGAATGGGAGGACCAGTATAGGATTTTTGGTGTAGATGGTCCAGATGTCCAGTACATG GGTGGACAAGATGAAAGTTTTCCGTTAGTATATTACAACAACTATGGATATGCACAGTCTCCATACAATCCATATAATCCGTATATACCTGGTGCCGCGGTAGGAGTTGATGGCTCATATGGAGGAGGACAATCTTATTACACCCTCCCCAATCATCAAAACCCTGCTTCACCTGCTTATGACCCCCTTGTTCAACTAGACAATTTTCCTGATAGTTCTGCAAACTCCGTGTTTGGAGCCAGCGCTTCTGTAAGCAGAAGTGATGGAAGAGGTTTGAAACAAAAGTTCAATGAAGCTTCTGGTAACTTTTCTAGGAACTCGTTAATACtttcaacaaatcaaacaagtTCCGTGGCCATGGTATCAGAAGGGCCGAGAGCTAACAATGGGAGGAAGCAAGATTTGACACATGCAAATGTTTCTGGAAGCAGGTCTCTCAACGCAGCATCATCTGCTGTTCATCAG GATAGAAGAACTGATGCTTCAGTGCAACCTGTAGATACTATCTCTAATGGGAATGTTATTTCTCATCATAATCAATTGATAGTAGCTTCTTCACGAAGTGGATTTTCTGATTTTGCAGCAAATGCTAATGGACAGTCTTCAGTTGCTAAGCTTAGGCCAAAGGCCCTTGGACTAGGATCAAGTGATGGAAATGTTAGTGCTGATGTATTGGGTGATCAAAATCGAGGCCCTAGGACTAGTAGATCAAAACATCAACTGTCTGTGAAAGCTTATACGACCAAGGTAGGAGGTGGTAATGAGCAAGACAGCATCATCATTTATACCGACCAATACAACAAGGAGGATTTCCCTCTTGACTATGATAATGCAaagttttttgttataaaatcaTACAGTGAGGATGATGTGCACAAAAGCATTAAATACAATGTGTGGTCTTCTACAGTTCATGGAAACAGGAAGTTGGGAAATGCTTATGAGGATACAAAGAAAGTATCAGCTGAAAAATCTGGAGTCTGTCCTATCTTCCTATTTTTTTCT GTTAATGCTAGCGGTCAATTTTGTGGAGTTGCAGAGATGATTGGCTCTGTTGACTTTAATAAGGACATGGACTTTTGGCAGCAAGATAAATGGAGTGGAAGCTTTCCTGTTAAGTGGCATATCATAAAAGATGTTCCAAATCCAAATTTTAGGCACATCATACTAGACAACAATGAGAACAAGCCAGTAACTAATAGCAGAGATACACAAGAG ATAATGTATTCTAAAGGATTGGAAATGctgaaaatattcaaaaatcatacTTTGAAGACATCGTTGCTTGATGACTTCATGTATTATGAAAACCGTCAAAAGATCATGCACGATCAGAAAGCCAAGCTCCTAATCAGAAGTTTCAAAAGTCCAGTATTCATACCATCATTGGCACCTCGAAAGTTGAATATTGTTCCTGACAAACCACCCAGCAAGTATGAGAAGAATGCAAGGCTCAAGGATGATTCTAATAGCTTAAATCAGATGTCCATTTCAAATTCTGAGCAGAACATCCACATTTCTGATGTCCCAAACATCAAGTCTGTGAATGAGCAGGCTGAGAAAATTGCAGTTGAAGAAGATATCTCCTCTATCTTAAAGATTGGTTCAATCGCTATTACCCCGAAGCAGGTTGCAACAAAACAATCTGGCATTGGTAGCCGAGAACAAATTGACATTCTTACAGTAGGCTCAGTGCCAGTTAAAGTTAATGGGTTAGCTGGCTCTTCTGGGTTCTTGAAAGTTGGCAGTATACAACTTGACCCAAAAGCATTACAACCACAAAAGGGAGATGCTGCCGCTAAAAGTAgtttccaaaaataa
- the LOC11420002 gene encoding DEAD-box ATP-dependent RNA helicase 46, whose translation MATTEAAGPRYAPDDPTLPTPWKGLIDGSTGLLYYWNPETNVTQYEKPGPVNPPAPAASTPSLAPIPVAHSMTAGGVGQQQHGQQMMQVQQLSQQQQGGHYGQGMPQQQSPHMVQAAQQQSSQTAQPVQPQPAQQPGLHQSRPQMMQPQGQPMMQYQGQQQYQQMHHQMPPQAIPRPQQFGQGNSQDHGSQLVQPQAPQFTPQNMHYMGYQQNMISPRQPNSQQIQPNMHPSGQPNPQQNQHNIHNQPFENQHDFKPAMPKMEEAEFKNGSQVGFSPSQYPQRSGLPVQNNQNIPAEVSSGQVPNAGVNAGQPQQFRGFSGGMQQSTPTMQSQQGGSDLFYQHGPNFQNQMSPGMMHGHTSNAHPVAQKMGHEDNLHGRGGNDYYYNSNKEMPPMGRQQPDMTQMPIPRNPQDMRIGNSPFQNNVPSGNGSGITGNAMSNMFTPPIGGPSALSSNSFTRPPYGGSSDVTDLSAAELYCQQHEVTASGDNIPPPFMTFDSTGFPPEILQEVCSAGFSNPTPIQAQTWPIALQGRDIVAIAKTGSGKTLGYLMPAFILLRQRRNNSLNGPTVLVLAPTRELATQIQEEVFKFARSSRVSCTCLYGGAPKALQLKELDRGADIVVATPGRLNDILEMKKIDFGQVSLLVLDEADRMLDMGFEPQIRKIVNEIPPRRQTLMYTATWPKEVRKIAGDLLVNPVQVNIGNVDELAANKSITQYVEVVPQMEKQRRLEQILRSQERGSKIIIFCSTKKLCDQLARSIGRTFGAAAIHGDKSQGERDWVLGQFRTGKSPILVATDVAARGLDIKDIRVVINYDFPNGVEDYVHRIGRTGRAGATGVAYTFFSEQDWKHAGDLIKVLEGANQHVLPELRQIASRGPPSFGKDRGGMNRFDSGGGGGGGGRWETGGRGGMRDSGFGGRGGMRDGGGMRDGGGFGGRGGMRDGGGFGGRGGMRDGGFGGRGGMRDGVGGSGGRGDFFPGRGNRGRGFDAPRGGNVGWGRGDRGGPGDRYNMDGRGQGRGRGRFDNRRDVQRSRDRSYSRSPDRVRTWDINRSSSRSRSRSRSRSWSRGRSRSRSWSRGRSYSRSRSPRSRSRGRSYSRSRSPKKTRRVKSKFSDTNDVVPPEAGASDPKMFPIPANTQGNSVTGTEHVEQLPVVGGTGSTNPEAVVDVSHQPASDI comes from the exons ATGGCTACAACAGAGGCAGCTGGTCCTAGATATGCACCTGATGATCCTACGTTACCGACGCCGTGGAAAGGTTTGATTGATGGAAGTACTGGTTTGTTGTATTATTGGAATCCTGAAACTAATGTTACTCAATATGAAAAGCCGGGGCCGGTGAATCCGCCAGCTCCTGCGGCTTCTACGCCGAGCTTGGCGCCTATACCTGTTGCTCATTCGATGACAGCTGGTGGGGTGGGGCAACAACAGCATGGGCAACAGATGATGCAAGTGCAGCAGCTTTCACAACAACAGCAGGGCGGTCATTATGGTCAAGGGATGCCGCAGCAGCAAAGTCCTCATATGGTGCAGGCGGCTCAGCAGCAGTCTTCTCAGACTGCTCAGCCTGTGCAGCCACAACCGGCGCAACAACCTGGGTTACACCAAAGTAGACCACAGATGATGCAGCCTCAAGGGCAGCCGATGATGCAGTATCAAGGACAGCAGCAATATCAGCAAATGCATCATCAGATGCCTCCACAGGCGATTCCTCGTCCACAACAATTTGGACAGGGGAATTCTCAGGATCACGGTTCGCAGCTTGTGCAACCGCAAGCGCCGCAATTTACTCCTCAGAATATGCATTATATGGGATATCAACAAAACATGATTTCGCCTAGGCAACCTAACTCACAGCAGATTCAGCCGAACATGCACCCATCTGGGCAACCGAACCCCCAGCAGAATCAGCATAATATACATAACCAGCCCTTTGAAAATCAACATGATTTTAAACCTGCAATGCCGAAGATGGAGGAAGCAGAGTTTAAAAATGGAAGCCAAGTTGGTTTCTCACCGTCACAGTATCCACAAAGGAGTGGCTTGCCTGTTCAAAACAACCAAAACATTCCTGCTGAAGTTAGTTCCGGTCAGGTGCCTAATGCAGGTGTTAATGCTGGCCAGCCACAACAATTCAGGGGCTTTTCAGGCGGCATGCAACAGTCTACCCCGACAATGCAGTCACAGCAGGGTGGTTCTGATTTATTTTACCAACATGGTCCTAACTTTCAGAACCAGATGAGTCCAGGAATGATGCATGGTCATACATCCAATGCGCATCCTGTTGCACAAAAGATGGGACACGAGGACAATTTACATGGTAGAGGTGGAAATGACTATTATTATAATTCTAATAAAGAGATGCCACCAATGGGTCGTCAGCAGCCAGATATGACCCAAATGCCGATTCCCAGAAATCCGCAG GATATGAGGATTGGCAATTCCCCTTTTCAAAATAATGTCCCCAGTGGAAATGGAAGTGGTATTACTGGGAATGCTATGAGCAACATGTTCACTCCTCCGATAGGAGGACCTTCTGCTCTTTCAAGTAACTCTTTTACGAGGCCTCCGTATGGTGGATCTTCAGATGTTACTGATCTCTCAGCAGCTGAATTATACTGTCAGCAACATGAAGTTACAGCATCG GGTGACAACATTCCACCCCCATTCATGACATTTGATTCTACCGGGTTCCCTCCAGAGATATTGCAAGAG GTTTGTTCAGCGGGCTTCTCAAATCCAACACCAATACAGGCTCAAACATGGCCTATTGCCCTACAAGGTAGAGACATAGTGGCAATTGCCAAAACAGGCTCTGGAAAAACACTAGGCTACTTAATGCCGGCCTTCATTCTTCTTAGGCAGCGACGCAATAATTCTCTGAATGGACCCACCGTTTTGGTTTTGGCTCCAACACGTGAACTTGCAACACAGATCCAAGAGGAGGTCTTCAAATTTGCACGGTCTTCAAGAGTATCTTGCACG TGCTTGTATGGTGGAGCGCCTAAAGCCCTTCAGCTAAAAGAGTTAGATCGGGGGGCAGACATTGTTGTTGCCACACCTGGCAGGCTCAATGATATacttgaaatgaaaaaaattgactttggGCAAGTTTCACTCCTTGTGCTTGATGAGGCTGACCGGATGCTTGATATGGGTTTTGAGCCTCAAATCCGTAAGATTGTGAATGAGATTCCACCACGTAGACAAACTCTCATGTATACTGCAACCTGGCCAAAAGAAGTTAGAAAAATTGCAGGCGATCTTCTTGTAAATCCTGTTCAAGTTAACATTGGAAATGTAGATGAGCTTGCTGCAAATAAATCTATCACACAG TATGTTGAAGTTGTCCCACAAATGGAGAAACAAAGGCGTCTAGAGCAGATCCTCAGATCCCAGGAACGGGGTTCTAAGATCATAATATTTTGTTCCACAAAGAAGTTATGTGATCAGCTTGCCCGTAGTATTGGCCGAACTTTTGGGGCTGCTGCAATTCACGGTGATAAGTCTCAAGGTGAGAGAGACTGGGTTTTAGGTCAATTCCGGACTGGGAAGTCTCCAATTTTGGTTGCCACCGATGTTGCTGCTCGTGGTCTTGATATTAAAGACATAAG GGTGGTGATCAACTATGATTTCCCCAATGGTGTTGAGGACTATGTACACCGAATTGGAAGAACTGGAAGGGCAGGTGCTACTGGAGTGGCATATACCTTTTTCTCTGAGCAGGATTGGAAACATGCAGGTGATTTAATCAAAGTTTTGGAGGGTGCTAACCAGCACGTGCTTCCAGAGTTAAGGCAAATTGCTTCACGTGGGCCACCAAGCTTTGGAAAGGATAGGGGCGGGATGAATCGCTTTGACTCTGGTGGTGGCGGCGGTGGCGGTGGGCGCTGGGAAACTGGTGGTCGTGGCGGCATGAGGGACAGTGGTTTTGGTGGTCGTGGCGGCATGAGGGACGGTGGTGGTATGAGGGATGGTGGGGGTTTTGGTGGACGTGGTGGCATGAGGGATGGTGGTGGCTTTGGTGGTCGTGGAGGCATGAGGGATGGTGGCTTTGGTGGTCGCGGTGGAATGAGGGATGGAGTTGGTGGAAGTGGAGGGAGGGGTGATTTCTTTCCTGGTAGGGGCAACAGAGGTAGAGGATTTGATGCTCCGCGTGGGGGCAATGTTGGTTGGGGTAGGGGTGACCGCGGTGGTCCAGGTGATAGGTATAATATGGATGGTCGTGGACAAGGGCGTGGACGTGGAAGATTTGACAACAGAAGAGATGTTCAGAGAAGTAGAGACAGAAGTTACAGTCGTAGCCCTGATAGAGTTCGAACATGGGATATCAACAGAAGCAGCAGCAGAAGTAGAAGTAGAAGTAGGAGTAGGAGCTGGAGCAGGGGTCGCAGTAGAAGTCGCAGCTGGTCTCGTGGTCGCAGCTATAGCCGTAGTCGTAGTCCACGCAGTCGTAGCCGTGGTCGCAGTTATAGCCGAAGCCGCAGCCCCAAGAAAACTAGGCGTGTTAAGTCGAAATTTTCTGATACAAATGATGTTGTGCCACCTGAAGCAGGAGCTTCCGATCCTAAAATGTTCCCTATACCTGCCAACACCCAAGGGAATTCTGTTACGGGAACAGAACATGTGGAACAGCTACCTGTTGTTGGGGGCACAGGCTCAACTAACCCAGAGGCTGTAGTGGATGTTAGTCATCAACCAGCTTCTGATATTTGA